AAAGCCCAGAGCAGGTGAGCGAACTGTCcctggtgtggacctgttggtaCATCCACAGGCCGGAAGAATCAATGAATTTCTTCCCGCATTCGGGCAGCTGCACGGTctctcctcggtgtggacccactggtggatCAGCAGGCCAGAACAATCGATGAATCCCTTTCTGCATTtgggcaggtgaatggccttGCCTCTGCATGGACCCGCTGGTGCGTCCGCAGGTTGCCCACCTGACTGAATCCTTTCCCGCAcacggagcaggtgaatggtctttctccggtgtggacccgctggtgggtcttCAGAGTGGAAGAATCAaggaatcccttcccacactgagagcatgcgaatggtctctccccggtgtggacccgctggtgtgtCCGCAGGTTCCCCACCtgactgaatcccttcccgcacacggagcaggtgaatggcctttctccggtgtggacccgctggtgggtcagcagggtggaagAATCGAGGAATCCCTTCCCGCattgagagcaggtgaacggcctctccccggtatGAACCCGCTGATGGGTCATCAGCTTAGCTGAGCAAGTGaaccccttcccgcactcagggcacctgaagggccgctcccctgtgtggacccactCGTGCCTCTGCAGATTGCCCAGctgactgaatcccttcccacacacggagcaggtgaatggcctctcccctgtgtggacccgctggtgcgccAGCAGGCCGGAGGAATTGCTAAAGGTCTTCCCGCACTCGGGACagctgaatggcttctccccggaGTGGACTGACTGGTGGGCCAGCAGGCTGGAGGAGCGGTTAAAGCTCTGACCGCACTCTGAGCAGGAGAATggtctctccctggtgtggagCTCCTGGTGCCTCATCAGGTTGGAGTAGCGGGTAAAGTCCTTCCCGCACttggggcaggagaatggcctctccccggtgtggacccgctgatgcttcagcagggcggaggaatcgGTGAAAGCCTTCCCGCATTCGGGGCAGGTGAAGGGCCTCtcgccggtgtggacccgccagtgGGGCAGCAGATGGGAGGAGCGggtaaatcccttcccacactcagggcaagAGAATGGCCTTTCTCCGTTGTGGACCCGTCGGTGGGTCCAGAGGGTGGATGCATGtgtaaagcccttcccacactccgggcaggagaacggcctctccccggtgtgactgcgtCGATGACTTTCCAGGGCAGATGGGACACGAAAGCCTTTCccgcagtcgccacacttccatggtttcccCATGGGCCgggattcctcaggtttctccatgtCTGAAGCTTCAGCTGTACACAAACGCGTGTACAGCCCGTTGCCACAGTGAACCCCTCTTTCCAGGCTGTATAAATGTTTCAGGTTCCACACTCAGTGTGCTGCAGCACTGAGCTCTCTCacccagtcccactgatgctgaaaacgtactgaaacaggaaccaCAATACTTTGCTCCATCTCACAGGATCATAGTCTAAAATCATTGCAGTCCCGATGGATTTGAGTGACTCGCAGACATTGAAGTGAAAGTGGGAACTGCAGACGTTGGAcactcagagttgaaaagtgcgttgctggaaaagcacagcagttcaggcagcatccacagaggaGGGGaatcaggcataagcctttcatctgttcatTTTGAAGCATCCACCTTTAGATCTTCAAACACTCTGTAAGACGACGACAAAAATCATCACTATCAGTTCAAAGTAGAAATTCAGAAAAAGCAATTCCAATTTCTATGGaatgttcttttcttttgttattctgaaacattgaaagcaccatcccatgCTCTCTTTCTCCCGCTCTGTTCTCACTCCACTCTAACTAATTCTCCTCAATGTGTTGATTCAGGATCTTATAGaggcagaaaagcaaaaatgtCAAAATCTCTTTGAATTTTAGATAACTCCACctggaaagttaatatctttcacaacattgggataTTGCTGAGATTGAGTGGGCCTGATTTTGGgaggcaaaaaaaaagtgtgtAGGTTCATCCTGAATTTACAACGCAGATTCTTGAGAAACAACTGTACACAAAATAGTTAACATCTCCAggaagggggttggggtgggtgaatAAGACATCAATGCATTGACACtgacaccagagagaaactgaacgTACAAACGTGCCAAACGTTAGTGGCAAGCCAATGTTGtacagatattctaacctaatctagtcccattggcccatatccctctaaaccattccttttcatatacctatccagatgccttttaaatgtcataattgtaccagcatccacgacttcctctggcagctgattcttCACAGagaccaccctctgaatgaaaatgttgcccctgaggtcacTTATAAAAGTCCCATCCCCCgccatcaccctaaacctattatcctctacttctggactccaccaccaggatggaggatttgagctacagggagaggctgaatagctggggctgttttccctggaaagttgaaggctgaggggtgaactcataggcgtttataaaatcatgaggggcatggataggataattggacaaagtctttttccctgggctgtgggagttcagaactagagagcatagatttacgGTGAgcagggaatgatataaaagggacctaagggt
This sequence is a window from Hemiscyllium ocellatum isolate sHemOce1 chromosome 49, sHemOce1.pat.X.cur, whole genome shotgun sequence. Protein-coding genes within it:
- the LOC132837095 gene encoding zinc finger protein 239-like gives rise to the protein MEKPEESRPMGKPWKCGDCGKGFRVPSALESHRRSHTGERPFSCPECGKGFTHASTLWTHRRVHNGERPFSCPECGKGFTRSSHLLPHWRVHTGERPFTCPECGKAFTDSSALLKHQRVHTGERPFSCPKCGKDFTRYSNLMRHQELHTRERPFSCSECGQSFNRSSSLLAHQSVHSGEKPFSCPECGKTFSNSSGLLAHQRVHTGERPFTCSVCGKGFSQLGNLQRHEWVHTGERPFRCPECGKGFTCSAKLMTHQRVHTGERPFTCSQCGKGFLDSSTLLTHQRVHTGERPFTCSVCGKGFSQVGNLRTHQRVHTGERPFACSQCGKGFLDSSTLKTHQRVHTGERPFTCSVCGKGFSQVGNLRTHQRVHAEARPFTCPNAERDSSIVLAC